From the genome of Streptomyces sp. V1I1, one region includes:
- a CDS encoding immunity 49 family protein translates to MTITVPRHGAPGLNSARWAGALGESLAKSIVRLETSPTMIDSAFRTALLHVEARCTVDPRAAELETWEAVVSAMQLGSALFAVTGATEGTVECRINRETRTLPAIGPRSYADAGNWLTAFWLAIVCRDQKRMTQLCEIPLDRLRSPEGQYDEYIYHWVDVLQTYWLRRPGLVDKLIAAIEASDPEVVSAAPRDLLQGVLYPPINLFHRFVRKDEGGFNQALVEALELHKAYWTADEDRAKDPDGRIALGPLAVACLAYDGEIPIEVESEYLPKHLLQRGWLGEFPT, encoded by the coding sequence GTGACCATCACTGTTCCTAGGCATGGTGCGCCAGGGCTCAACTCCGCGCGCTGGGCTGGAGCTCTCGGTGAGAGCTTGGCCAAGTCCATCGTTCGCCTCGAAACGTCGCCGACCATGATCGACTCTGCGTTCCGCACTGCTCTGCTGCATGTGGAGGCGCGTTGCACGGTGGATCCGAGGGCGGCGGAGTTGGAGACCTGGGAGGCGGTAGTCTCCGCGATGCAGTTGGGGTCGGCGTTGTTCGCCGTGACGGGTGCGACCGAGGGCACCGTGGAGTGCCGGATCAATCGTGAGACGCGCACCCTTCCCGCCATCGGTCCGCGTTCGTACGCCGATGCGGGGAACTGGTTGACGGCGTTCTGGTTGGCGATCGTCTGCCGTGACCAGAAGCGGATGACGCAGCTGTGCGAGATCCCGCTGGACCGTCTGCGGTCCCCCGAGGGGCAGTACGACGAGTACATCTACCACTGGGTCGATGTGCTGCAGACGTACTGGCTGCGGCGGCCGGGGCTGGTGGACAAGCTCATCGCCGCGATCGAGGCGTCGGATCCCGAAGTGGTCTCGGCCGCTCCTCGGGATCTGCTGCAGGGCGTGCTCTATCCGCCGATCAACCTCTTCCACCGTTTCGTGCGGAAGGACGAGGGGGGCTTCAACCAGGCACTGGTGGAGGCGCTGGAGTTGCACAAGGCGTACTGGACCGCTGATGAGGACAGGGCCAAGGACCCCGACGGGCGTATCGCACTCGGCCCTCTTGCCGTCGCCTGCCTGGCCTACGACGGGGAGATCCCGATCGAGGTCGAGTCCGAGTACCTGCCCAAGCACCTCCTCCAGCGTGGCTGGCTGGGCGAGTTCCCCACCTGA